A section of the Oryza sativa Japonica Group chromosome 1, ASM3414082v1 genome encodes:
- the LOC4324632 gene encoding uncharacterized protein — protein MGAGTTTTTTTELTAARHPAANVVSGGSSGCLPSSWPSLSGAGGTGRRRGSAVVRSLQLVVRDVSPAAGWCGHRAWRRLLRRLAQETRCICSSSSPSGAASSRPITFGYDAASYAKNFDDGRRPAAHYAALAPAPAAGAANAAAHEPAGR, from the coding sequence ATGGGAGCgggcaccaccaccacaaccacCACAGAGCTAACCGCGGCGCGCCACCCCGCCGCCAACGTCGTCTCCGGCGGCTCATCGGGCTGCCTGCCGTCCTCGTGGCCTTCTCtgtccggcgccggcggcacgggCAGGCGGCGCGGCTCCGCCGTGGTCCGGAGCCTGCAGCTCGTGGTGCGCGACGTCAGCCCCGCCGCGGGGTGGTGCGGCCaccgcgcgtggcggcggctgctccggcGCCTGGCGCAGGAGACGAGGTGCATCTGCAGCTCGTCGTCCCCGtcgggcgccgcctcctccaggcCCATCACGTTCGGCTACGACGCCGCCAGCTACGCCAAGAACTTcgacgacggccgccgccccgccgcgcactacgccgcgctcgcgcccgcgcccgccgccggcgccgccaatGCCGCCGCCCATGAGCCGGCCGGCCGCTGA
- the LOC4324634 gene encoding GDSL esterase/lipase At4g10955, translating into MTVGRCPLPDPRYTTTPLSPRIAPTIRRVRVLPNPPPPPPSPQHSVAPIRPLPPRPLRARAHAAPVPLAHARAMAIDLAPLAGELEVAGAAVGGKKEEGEGEEGGVCGGEAVVVAAADAEVEGHPYDFHVSGPRNLPPPNWREIIRSSWKDPNYKRMVMACFIQAVYLLELDRQDEKGEEDGLAPKWWKPFKYKVTQTLVDERDGSIYGAVLEWDRSSALSDLILIRPSGAPRAVLALRGTLLQKPTIKRDLQDDLRFLVWESLKGSVRYIGALEALKTAVERFGSANVSVAGHSLGAGFALQVCKELAKQGVFVECHLFNPPSVSLAMGVRSMSEKASYLWKKVKASLPLTEEALPDSTKEEGSAKKKLRADKKWVPHLYVNNSDYICCHYNAPNCSTTTTTTTTDGASDEQQQQRKASEIAGDVVAKLFVTSKGPQKFLEAHGLEQWWSDGMELQLAVYDSKLIYRQLKSLYTATAPSPPAK; encoded by the exons ATGACCGTTGGGCGCTGTCCCCTTCCAGATCCCAGATATACTACCACCCCTCTCTCCCCCCGCATCGCCCCCACGATTCGTCGCGTTCGCGTGCTGCCaaatcctcctccccctcctccgtcCCCACAACATTCTGTCGCGCCGATTCGACCGTTGCCGCCTCGCCCGCTCCGCGCACGCGCGCACGCCGCTCCCGTTCCcctcgcgcacgcgcgggccATGGCGATCGACCTGGCGCCGCTGGCTGGGGAGTTGGAGGTcgcgggggcggcggttggagggaagaaagaggagggggagggggaggagggcggGGTGTGCGGCGGGGAGGCCgtggtggtggccgcggcggaCGCGGAGGTGGAGGGCCACCCCTACGACTTCCACGTGTCCGGGCCGCGGAACCTGCCGCCGCCCAACTGGAGGGAGATCATCCGTTCGAGCTG GAAGGATCCCAATTACAAAAGGATGGTAATGGCCTGCTTCATTCAAGCAGTCTACCTGCTTGAACTGGACAGGCAAGATGAGAAAGGAGAAGAGGATGGCCTTGCTCCAAAATGGTGGAAGCCCTTCAAATACAAGGTCACACAGACATTGGTCGATGAGAGAGATGGTTCCATCTATGGTGCCGTCCTTGAGTGGGATCGTTCTTCTGCTTTGTCTGACCTTATCCTCATAAGACCAAGTGGCGCGCCAAGGGCTGTGTTAGCTCTCCGAGGAACACTGCTTCAGAAGCCCACCATCAAGAGAGACCTACAAGATGATCTTCGCTTCCTGGTGTGGGAGAGCTTAAAAGGATCAGTCAGATATATTGGCGCTTTAGAAGCACTGAAGACAGCAGTTGAGAGGTTTGGTAGCGCTAATGTCAGTGTTGCTGGGCACTCCTTGGGAGCTGGATTTGCTCTTCAGGTTTGCAAAGAGCTCGCTAAGCAAGGAGTCTTCGTGGAGTGTCATCTGTTCAATCCACCTTCTGTTTCACTTGCCATGGGTGTAAGGAGTATGAGTGAGAAGGCCAGCTACCTGTGGAAAAAAGTTAAGGCTAGTCTACCACTGACTGAAGAAGCATTACCTGACAGTACCAAAGAGGAGGGAAGTGCAAAGAAGAAATTGCGTGCTGACAAGAAATGGGTGCCACATTTATATGTAAACAACAGTGACTACATCTGCTGTCACTACAATGCCCCTaattgctccaccaccaccaccactaccaccaCTGATGGTGCTTcagatgagcagcagcagcaacgaaAGGCAAGTGAGATCGCTGGTGATGTGGTCGCGAAGCTTTTTGTGACATCGAAAGGCCCACAGAAGTTTCTTGAAGCGCATGGGCTGGAGCAATGGTGGTCGGATGGCATGGAGCTGCAGCTAGCAGTGTATGACAGCAAGCTTATATACAGGCAGTTGAAGTCCCTCTACACAGCAACTGCACCGTCACCCCCTGCAAAGTAG